From Candidatus Eisenbacteria bacterium, a single genomic window includes:
- a CDS encoding VTT domain-containing protein produces the protein MGTLRRLLPILVGVALVAALAYGGLSDALRAENLRSQIEAWGALGPLVFMAVMVCGFFIPAPQILLVGIGGAVFGAPQAFVYGWSAAIVGTTATFLLARGVFKRYTRGVAGSDRFRRMRAIDQRLAEHGFVTVLGLRLLFFLAPPLSWLLGVTRVRLRDYLLGTAIGITPGLGVTAYLGDAVSEADSARALLTPQIVIPGLLVGAFLVGGAVFGRRLLAGRAAHR, from the coding sequence GTGGGAACGCTGCGCCGGCTGCTTCCGATCCTGGTCGGCGTCGCGCTCGTGGCGGCCTTGGCATACGGCGGTCTCTCGGACGCGCTGCGCGCCGAGAACCTGCGCAGCCAGATCGAGGCATGGGGCGCGCTCGGCCCGCTCGTCTTCATGGCCGTCATGGTGTGCGGATTCTTCATCCCGGCGCCGCAGATCCTGCTGGTCGGCATCGGGGGCGCGGTCTTCGGGGCCCCGCAGGCGTTCGTCTACGGCTGGAGCGCGGCGATCGTCGGCACGACCGCGACGTTCCTGCTCGCGCGCGGGGTGTTCAAGCGCTACACCCGCGGCGTCGCCGGGAGCGATCGCTTCCGCCGCATGCGCGCGATCGATCAGCGGCTCGCCGAGCACGGCTTCGTGACGGTGCTCGGCCTCCGCCTCCTCTTCTTCCTCGCACCGCCGCTGTCCTGGCTCCTCGGCGTCACGCGCGTGCGGCTGCGCGACTACCTCCTCGGGACGGCCATCGGCATCACGCCGGGGCTCGGCGTGACCGCCTATCTGGGCGACGCCGTCAGCGAAGCGGACTCGGCACGGGCGCTGCTCACGCCACAGATCGTCATCCCCGGTCTGCTGGTCGGCGCGTTCCTCGTCGGCGGCGCGGTCTTCGGCAGGCGCCTCCTCGCCGGACGCGCCGCGCACCGTTGA